A region from the Leptospira neocaledonica genome encodes:
- a CDS encoding MBL fold metallo-hydrolase: MKIYHYDSIPDVKEIGDGIFKTEIPQPFYAPNNIYILPEGEPALIDSGYLANLGMLQRALRKIGLSLNKIKHIFYTHNHLDHLSAVLTIRYYTDAKLYAMKGMASGIGNYLEHVEMFNRASKRLVYKGHRVPEDRKRELVRIEEGNLNLRNTLSRGTRIDPILKFDIELVEGDVIHAGGRDIGFLHTPGHNLWHLTPYILEENIFFTGDLVLQNISSIYAEIDGNLEDYYRSLERISKMSIRRLLPAHGPEPESPQKAIKLLHKTLQILERGVIRRLKEKEYDLSALTLEAMGEKVANSGYYNTAMAILHSMVRKFIDKGWVEIIETEPPYETYRWIAGQESQS, encoded by the coding sequence TTGAAAATTTATCATTATGACTCAATTCCAGACGTAAAAGAAATCGGGGACGGAATTTTTAAAACGGAGATCCCTCAACCGTTTTATGCACCTAATAATATTTATATTCTTCCGGAAGGTGAGCCTGCACTGATAGATTCCGGTTATCTTGCCAATTTAGGAATGCTCCAGAGAGCTCTCCGAAAAATTGGACTCAGCCTAAATAAGATCAAACATATCTTCTATACTCATAATCATTTGGATCATCTTAGCGCGGTTCTTACGATCCGATATTATACGGACGCAAAACTTTACGCGATGAAAGGAATGGCTTCCGGGATCGGAAATTATCTGGAACATGTGGAAATGTTCAATAGAGCTTCCAAACGATTGGTGTACAAAGGACATAGAGTTCCGGAAGACAGAAAAAGAGAATTGGTAAGAATAGAAGAAGGAAATCTTAACTTAAGAAATACATTAAGTAGAGGAACTCGTATCGATCCTATATTAAAATTCGATATAGAATTGGTAGAAGGAGATGTGATCCATGCCGGTGGAAGAGATATAGGATTCTTGCATACTCCGGGTCATAATCTTTGGCATCTCACACCTTATATCCTGGAAGAGAATATATTTTTTACCGGAGACTTGGTCTTACAAAACATCTCTTCCATTTATGCTGAGATAGACGGAAACCTAGAGGATTATTACCGTTCTTTGGAAAGGATCTCTAAAATGAGTATCCGCAGATTATTGCCGGCACACGGACCAGAACCGGAATCTCCTCAAAAGGCAATTAAACTTCTACATAAAACATTGCAGATTTTGGAAAGAGGAGTTATCCGCAGACTTAAGGAAAAAGAATACGATCTTTCCGCACTTACTTTGGAAGCTATGGGGGAGAAGGTCGCTAATTCAGGATATTATAATACTGCAATGGCAATCTTACATTCTATGGTTCGCAAGTTTATAGATAAGGGCTGGGTGGAAATTATAGAAACGGAACCACCTTATGAGACCTATCGCTGGATTGCTGGTCAGGAGTCTCAGAGTTAG
- a CDS encoding flagellar assembly protein FlaA — MNWKKFKTHLMQFFSLFILVGICVLSGPILSKDLSGIYKEYVVQDFETEVFGEENVKAKLGPDFSPEVRISTVFRTPERESEKSLYVELSAEKNQSFQILFKKPWSSKEFVKEFKFHVYANDGGGSLFVLVRDSSLDMKKILLTHFNFSGWKVLSLDITRKVRQDDLVTHQNSELVFLGFLYEAPFERKRGTREVFVIDDILAKTRPKYLLFPNEKALVK; from the coding sequence ATGAACTGGAAAAAATTCAAAACCCACCTTATGCAATTTTTTTCCTTATTTATACTTGTGGGAATTTGTGTTTTATCCGGCCCAATCTTATCCAAGGATCTTTCCGGAATTTATAAAGAATACGTAGTCCAAGATTTTGAAACTGAGGTATTTGGAGAAGAAAACGTAAAAGCAAAACTCGGTCCTGATTTCAGTCCGGAAGTTAGGATCTCTACCGTATTCAGAACTCCCGAAAGAGAATCCGAAAAATCTTTGTATGTAGAACTCAGCGCGGAAAAAAACCAATCCTTTCAGATTTTATTCAAGAAGCCTTGGTCTTCTAAAGAGTTTGTAAAAGAGTTCAAATTCCATGTGTATGCGAACGATGGTGGAGGATCTCTTTTTGTTTTAGTGAGAGATTCCAGTTTGGATATGAAAAAGATATTACTTACACATTTTAATTTTTCTGGATGGAAGGTTTTATCTTTAGACATCACTCGTAAAGTGAGACAAGATGATCTAGTTACTCATCAAAATTCCGAACTTGTGTTTTTAGGTTTTTTATACGAAGCACCCTTCGAAAGAAAAAGAGGTACGAGAGAAGTTTTCGTAATAGATGATATTCTTGCTAAGACAAGACCTAAATATCTTCTTTTTCCGAATGAAAAAGCTTTAGTAAAATAG
- a CDS encoding NAD(P)-dependent oxidoreductase has translation MSLPILFYPEGTVGASEIFSHFRNLDVRSYPAKFPEEIEKFKPTILIANTRLKVNRETCRRFPSVKIFATVSSGIDHVNFSDLKKESRIFINSPGSNAGSVAEYCWVSLLHFFSEEELKKKNVGIIGFGNTGKKFAKILEKKKIPYIYNDPFIKDRSQSLDEILKCSIISLHVPLTGDGPYPTTNLLDKDKIFKLKEGTLLLNTSRGEVWSEETFQTILDRTDLYKVIDVFSPEPPKGKIAEQMANLENSIFTPHIAGYSQLGRLLGTYRLAEKLCILYKEQSLPPLSEFLKPNQPISTETFLKEEDRDLRESWKNQDWEYFEKRRNSYPARKDLGLANLD, from the coding sequence ATGTCTCTTCCAATTCTTTTTTATCCGGAAGGAACCGTCGGTGCTTCGGAAATTTTTTCTCATTTCCGGAACTTAGATGTGAGATCGTACCCTGCCAAATTTCCGGAAGAGATCGAAAAATTCAAACCTACCATATTAATCGCAAACACTAGACTCAAGGTAAATCGAGAGACCTGTCGGAGGTTTCCTAGTGTTAAAATTTTTGCAACAGTGAGTTCCGGCATCGATCATGTGAATTTTTCGGATCTCAAAAAAGAATCTCGAATATTTATCAATTCTCCGGGAAGTAATGCAGGTTCTGTTGCTGAGTATTGTTGGGTATCTTTACTTCATTTTTTTTCGGAAGAAGAATTGAAAAAGAAAAATGTGGGTATCATCGGCTTCGGAAATACAGGCAAGAAGTTCGCCAAAATCCTAGAAAAGAAGAAGATCCCTTATATCTACAATGATCCATTTATCAAGGATCGCTCTCAATCTTTGGATGAGATATTAAAATGTTCCATAATCAGTCTTCATGTTCCGCTTACTGGCGATGGTCCTTATCCTACGACAAATTTATTAGACAAAGATAAAATTTTCAAATTGAAAGAAGGTACACTTCTTCTGAACACAAGCAGAGGAGAAGTTTGGTCCGAAGAAACCTTTCAAACTATTTTGGATAGAACCGATCTATACAAGGTGATAGATGTTTTTTCTCCGGAACCACCCAAAGGAAAGATCGCAGAACAAATGGCGAATTTGGAAAATTCTATCTTTACTCCTCATATCGCAGGATATAGCCAACTGGGAAGATTACTCGGAACGTATCGACTTGCGGAGAAATTATGTATTTTATATAAGGAGCAATCACTTCCTCCGCTTTCCGAATTTTTAAAACCGAACCAACCGATTTCGACCGAAACTTTTTTAAAAGAAGAAGATCGGGACTTGAGAGAATCTTGGAAAAATCAGGATTGGGAATATTTCGAAAAAAGACGGAATTCTTACCCGGCCAGAAAAGATCTGGGACTTGCGAATCTAGATTAG
- a CDS encoding matrixin family metalloprotease, with product MNFKKILFFSLLLFPLAIFSYQVMGSRWGSPIGPINPNFAIYQATYGYDNSFKDNLGSNYNSIVEQSVAAWNGKSNFVYVTPASLDPFGGAGGPPNVPLRFDTTLNILRFLTPNTIGVTLPQTSGWLLTSAPIFIFGLYQNGSVNYSMYNDQNYFKATVTHELGHATGLNHSADSSAIMYPTVNVFVNKPATDDINGIRSIYGYRPPPPSPEEAVDQFCSIFGLEGNDVVCLFIICYLAGICK from the coding sequence ATGAATTTTAAGAAAATTTTATTTTTTTCATTATTATTATTTCCATTAGCAATTTTTTCATATCAAGTAATGGGATCAAGGTGGGGTTCTCCAATCGGACCAATTAATCCGAATTTCGCGATTTATCAAGCTACCTATGGATATGACAATTCATTTAAGGATAACTTGGGATCAAATTATAACTCCATTGTGGAGCAATCAGTAGCTGCCTGGAATGGAAAATCAAATTTTGTTTATGTTACACCTGCCTCTTTAGATCCTTTTGGTGGAGCTGGCGGTCCCCCGAATGTTCCCTTAAGGTTTGACACTACTTTGAATATTTTAAGGTTTTTAACTCCTAACACTATTGGTGTTACGTTGCCGCAAACGTCAGGTTGGTTATTAACGAGTGCTCCGATTTTTATTTTTGGCTTATATCAAAACGGAAGTGTTAACTATAGCATGTATAATGATCAAAATTATTTCAAAGCAACCGTTACTCATGAATTAGGTCATGCAACTGGATTAAATCATTCTGCAGATTCTTCCGCTATTATGTATCCAACGGTAAATGTGTTTGTTAATAAACCAGCTACTGATGATATAAATGGTATTAGGTCGATCTATGGTTATAGACCACCACCACCATCCCCTGAAGAAGCTGTTGATCAATTCTGCTCTATCTTTGGTTTAGAGGGGAACGACGTCGTATGTTTATTTATTATTTGTTATTTAGCCGGAATTTGTAAATAA
- a CDS encoding MFS transporter has product MRENQVKVYGYRWVILGLYALITAIIQIQWLTFAPIAREAKVFYDVSSLQIDLLSLIFMGVFVLMAIPASYIIDTYGIRIGVGVGAALTGIFSLSKGVYADNFSIVIASQIGLAIAQPFILNAVTKVSVQWFPITERATAVAIGTLAQFIGIILVMAITPRMLGEVNPNPQEIPGILLNYGLVAIAGAVVFLAFFKEKPPTAPDLASQQNSKFKVFEGLKHILSQKDMRKSLLLFLIGLGIFNAVSTCIDQICETKHLNMTQSGEIAGMMLMSGIIAGVFVPLISDKLGKRQPFLVISMAGFLPGMLLFSLANDYNLVLTGAFLIGFFLLGIGAPIGFQYCAEITSPAPESSSQGLLLWIGQISGIFFILGLNFLGIDLFLKIFIGLGVLNLALSFLLKESPLMLGAKVQENSFSRK; this is encoded by the coding sequence ATGCGTGAAAACCAAGTAAAGGTATACGGCTACAGATGGGTGATTCTTGGTCTATACGCGTTAATTACGGCGATTATCCAAATCCAATGGCTGACTTTTGCGCCTATAGCCAGAGAGGCTAAAGTATTTTACGATGTATCAAGCCTTCAGATAGATCTTCTCTCCCTGATCTTCATGGGAGTATTCGTATTAATGGCAATCCCTGCTTCTTATATCATCGATACTTACGGAATCCGAATCGGAGTCGGAGTGGGCGCTGCTCTGACAGGAATTTTCTCCTTAAGCAAAGGAGTATATGCGGATAATTTCAGTATAGTGATCGCATCTCAAATCGGCTTGGCGATTGCACAACCTTTCATCTTAAACGCAGTCACAAAAGTGAGCGTACAATGGTTTCCTATTACAGAAAGAGCTACTGCTGTAGCCATCGGAACCTTAGCCCAATTTATAGGTATTATTTTAGTAATGGCAATCACTCCTAGAATGTTAGGAGAAGTGAATCCGAATCCACAAGAGATCCCAGGTATACTTTTGAATTATGGATTGGTGGCAATAGCAGGAGCCGTAGTGTTTTTGGCATTCTTCAAAGAGAAACCTCCGACTGCTCCAGATCTAGCAAGTCAGCAAAATTCCAAATTTAAGGTATTCGAAGGTTTAAAACATATCCTTAGCCAAAAGGACATGCGAAAATCACTACTTCTATTCCTGATTGGATTAGGAATTTTTAATGCAGTTAGCACTTGTATAGACCAGATCTGTGAAACTAAACATTTAAACATGACCCAGTCCGGAGAAATTGCAGGAATGATGCTTATGTCCGGAATTATCGCAGGCGTCTTTGTTCCATTAATCTCCGATAAGCTGGGCAAAAGACAACCTTTCTTAGTGATTTCGATGGCTGGATTTTTGCCTGGAATGTTATTATTCTCCTTAGCAAACGACTATAACTTAGTTTTAACCGGGGCATTCTTGATAGGATTTTTCTTACTTGGAATCGGAGCACCGATCGGGTTTCAATACTGCGCTGAGATCACCTCTCCTGCACCTGAATCTTCTTCCCAAGGGCTTTTACTTTGGATCGGTCAGATATCCGGGATCTTCTTTATTTTAGGGCTGAACTTTTTAGGAATAGATCTATTCTTAAAAATATTCATAGGTCTTGGGGTATTGAACCTAGCCTTATCTTTTTTACTCAAGGAATCTCCTTTGATGTTAGGAGCAAAAGTCCAAGAGAATTCTTTCTCCAGAAAATAA
- a CDS encoding ribonuclease H-like domain-containing protein, with the protein MLEHTFCHLPGIDVIEEGKLWDQGILHWDEFREVLKEKVKFPSDMHSRLLLDSLDFSRKEMDRKNWDYFFFALPSQQKWRLFPIIRENLLYLDIETSGLGSGDFVTVVGTYDGKDFKTYLRGRNMDDFPEELSSSHVFVTYNGAAFDVPFLEKEFGKKFKNRHIDLMYILRSLGIKGGLKGCEKALGIKRDLPYEVNGADAVRLWWQYVQYDDQDALDLLLKYNREDVVNLELLFIKAYNLKIKETRFFGEVIPEL; encoded by the coding sequence TTGTTAGAACATACATTCTGCCATCTCCCCGGCATAGACGTGATCGAAGAGGGAAAACTTTGGGACCAAGGAATTCTACATTGGGACGAATTCAGAGAAGTATTAAAAGAAAAAGTAAAATTCCCTTCAGACATGCATTCCAGATTACTTTTGGACTCTCTGGATTTTTCCAGAAAGGAAATGGATAGAAAGAACTGGGACTATTTTTTCTTCGCCCTACCCAGCCAACAAAAATGGAGACTATTTCCTATCATCCGAGAAAACCTTCTCTACTTGGATATTGAAACTTCCGGTTTAGGAAGTGGAGATTTTGTGACTGTTGTAGGAACCTACGACGGTAAAGATTTCAAAACATATCTTAGAGGCAGAAACATGGATGATTTTCCGGAAGAACTTTCTTCTTCCCATGTTTTTGTGACTTATAATGGCGCTGCATTCGATGTTCCTTTTTTAGAAAAAGAATTCGGTAAAAAATTTAAGAACCGCCATATAGATCTAATGTATATTCTGCGTAGTCTTGGGATCAAAGGTGGTTTGAAAGGATGCGAGAAGGCCTTAGGTATTAAAAGAGATCTCCCATACGAAGTAAACGGAGCCGATGCAGTGCGATTATGGTGGCAGTATGTTCAGTACGATGACCAGGATGCATTGGATCTTCTTTTGAAGTACAATAGAGAAGATGTGGTCAATCTAGAACTTTTGTTTATAAAAGCTTATAACTTAAAGATCAAGGAAACGCGATTTTTCGGAGAAGTGATTCCCGAGCTTTGA
- a CDS encoding lipase secretion chaperone produces MLERLKEIPPKIWLFASGFFILIVLIIFLLWEPGSKGRDFGFDGDDSPGFTVTQNENGEWIINPEIMATSRELYKDGQWLSYDEILKYAANGELDLVSSLWELRRKCPTDYTPEQCNEIVKAFILEQYPGADGERLVGLFRKYLSYEIVLREFEQPKGKSQEEIYEIIKKKRREIFSDQDAKLIFGLEEAEKDFQFGYDQFLSEVKNLSGDKKLARYEEYRKGVYGNYYNTINKREPKFNKYETELYFKETDLNKLSAAEKDPQVRAIREKYFGKDGADRIEKVLKEIDAEKKREEQTAQEEQTWLKSHPTARPEEKEKALNEIRVKILGQEEAEAYGRRKALEEDQKRLQGK; encoded by the coding sequence ATGTTAGAACGTTTAAAAGAAATCCCCCCTAAAATCTGGCTTTTTGCCTCTGGTTTTTTCATCCTTATTGTATTGATCATATTCCTTCTTTGGGAACCAGGTTCAAAAGGAAGAGACTTCGGTTTTGATGGAGATGATTCTCCAGGCTTTACCGTAACCCAAAACGAGAATGGAGAATGGATCATCAACCCAGAGATCATGGCTACTTCTCGCGAATTGTACAAAGACGGCCAATGGTTGAGTTACGACGAGATCCTAAAGTATGCCGCCAATGGAGAATTGGATCTGGTATCTTCTCTTTGGGAATTGAGAAGAAAATGTCCTACAGATTATACTCCTGAACAATGTAACGAAATAGTAAAAGCATTCATCTTGGAACAATATCCTGGAGCGGATGGGGAAAGACTTGTAGGTCTTTTCAGAAAGTATCTTTCTTACGAGATCGTATTAAGGGAGTTTGAACAACCTAAGGGCAAAAGCCAAGAAGAAATTTACGAAATCATAAAGAAGAAGAGAAGAGAGATTTTCTCCGACCAAGATGCTAAGTTGATCTTCGGGTTAGAAGAAGCGGAGAAGGATTTCCAATTCGGATACGACCAATTCTTGAGCGAGGTTAAAAATCTTTCCGGAGATAAAAAGCTCGCGAGATACGAAGAATATCGTAAGGGTGTTTACGGAAATTATTATAATACGATCAACAAAAGAGAGCCTAAGTTCAATAAATACGAAACTGAACTTTACTTCAAAGAAACTGATCTAAACAAATTATCCGCTGCCGAAAAAGATCCTCAGGTACGTGCAATCCGAGAAAAATATTTCGGAAAAGATGGCGCAGACAGGATCGAAAAAGTCCTGAAAGAAATAGATGCGGAAAAAAAGAGAGAAGAGCAAACCGCACAAGAAGAACAAACTTGGTTAAAGTCCCATCCAACAGCAAGACCTGAGGAAAAAGAAAAGGCCCTAAATGAGATCCGAGTTAAGATTCTAGGCCAAGAAGAAGCGGAGGCTTACGGTAGAAGAAAAGCCTTAGAAGAAGACCAAAAACGTTTGCAAGGCAAATGA
- a CDS encoding apolipoprotein N-acyltransferase: MIRFSRNPIRPFLCLIGIASGILFGMEPFEFFPAGGLSALCAYILFLELREWKLKSAIFWLLGLSQIINLIVFYWIPSSISAISGAGATISWILFLVYGIFSHCKLIIFYLGWNFSLSLYTKYNNSTDRAPIFGWLIFPIWGVLSDLIMPQLFPWYWGNLAEGNLSFSQIASWTGIFGVGFFLLLGSSSLVLFRNPSLKRYGIAGILIFGIVWTLGGFRLYSAPDYTVPNSTPAVEDGVLKLSGVLIQPNTSPGKRELAENPEFVGQTISTSLELGLRSSLETFPPPDLLFLPESAVPFHGTIPNENLGQGVYSSTFHGALMYLTYKTGADILYNELNRFPEGLKNQVTLLSSSNGEVGRYDKRRLLAFGEYIPFESTFPFLRKLFKETSFYITGGDPKPLIGSRSLRRERIPSLPTEEETPLIQNPDHFRPILTSSGKEETVSYQILPLICYEAMFSYLVRDSVKFASKDMFTFFVNPTNDSWFSSEVEAWQHGGAVRFRAIEFGLTLVRPAVTGISFAVDPYGRSLNHPTRYGEKDTKSFLLPATKLKEGGNTFYSEWGNFPFYLYTLLVFTLFFLVGKKAFFKTKG, translated from the coding sequence ATGATTCGGTTTTCCAGAAATCCGATCCGTCCTTTTTTGTGTCTGATCGGAATCGCGTCCGGAATCCTTTTCGGAATGGAGCCCTTCGAGTTTTTTCCTGCGGGAGGGCTCTCCGCGTTATGTGCCTATATTCTATTTTTAGAATTAAGAGAATGGAAACTTAAGTCGGCAATCTTCTGGCTATTAGGTCTTTCACAGATCATTAATTTGATCGTATTTTATTGGATCCCCTCTTCTATTTCCGCAATTTCGGGAGCAGGCGCGACCATCTCTTGGATATTATTCCTGGTGTATGGAATTTTCTCCCATTGCAAACTTATCATTTTCTATTTGGGATGGAATTTTAGCTTATCATTATATACTAAGTATAATAACTCTACTGATAGGGCTCCTATATTCGGTTGGTTAATTTTTCCTATTTGGGGAGTTCTATCCGATCTGATCATGCCCCAACTGTTCCCTTGGTATTGGGGAAATTTAGCGGAAGGAAATCTTTCTTTTTCACAAATCGCGTCTTGGACAGGTATATTTGGAGTAGGATTTTTTCTGCTCTTAGGAAGTTCTTCTTTAGTATTGTTTAGGAATCCTTCTTTAAAAAGATATGGAATTGCCGGGATTCTCATTTTCGGGATTGTCTGGACACTGGGAGGTTTTAGACTTTATTCTGCTCCCGATTACACTGTTCCGAATTCCACTCCCGCGGTTGAAGACGGTGTTTTAAAACTTTCGGGGGTTTTGATACAACCCAATACTTCTCCGGGAAAAAGAGAACTGGCTGAAAATCCTGAATTTGTAGGACAGACAATCAGCACAAGTTTGGAATTAGGTCTTCGTTCTTCTCTAGAAACTTTTCCACCTCCAGACCTGTTATTTTTGCCCGAGTCTGCTGTTCCATTTCATGGAACTATTCCGAATGAAAACCTGGGACAAGGAGTATATTCTTCTACATTCCATGGCGCTTTAATGTATCTAACGTATAAAACCGGCGCGGATATTTTATACAATGAGTTAAACCGTTTTCCGGAAGGTTTAAAAAACCAGGTTACTCTTTTATCTTCTTCTAATGGAGAAGTGGGCCGTTATGATAAAAGAAGATTGCTCGCTTTCGGAGAATATATTCCTTTCGAGTCTACATTTCCTTTTTTAAGAAAACTGTTTAAGGAGACTTCCTTTTATATTACCGGAGGTGATCCTAAACCTTTAATCGGAAGTCGTTCCTTGCGAAGAGAAAGAATTCCTTCTTTGCCTACGGAAGAAGAAACTCCTTTGATCCAAAATCCCGATCATTTTCGTCCAATTTTAACTAGCTCTGGCAAAGAAGAAACCGTTTCCTACCAGATCCTACCTTTGATCTGTTACGAGGCGATGTTTTCTTATCTTGTTAGAGACTCCGTAAAATTCGCATCTAAGGATATGTTTACGTTTTTTGTAAATCCAACCAATGATTCCTGGTTTTCATCCGAGGTCGAAGCCTGGCAACATGGAGGAGCAGTCCGGTTTAGAGCGATAGAATTCGGACTGACCTTGGTTCGCCCTGCGGTTACTGGAATTTCATTCGCAGTAGATCCATATGGTAGAAGCCTAAATCATCCAACCAGATATGGAGAAAAAGATACCAAATCCTTTTTACTCCCCGCCACAAAATTAAAAGAAGGTGGAAATACATTCTATTCCGAATGGGGAAATTTCCCTTTTTATCTATATACTCTTCTGGTATTCACGTTATTCTTCCTTGTCGGGAAAAAGGCGTTTTTCAAAACTAAGGGTTAG
- a CDS encoding TetR/AcrR family transcriptional regulator yields the protein MKLNKAKPGWKKMPEEVRKESILQAAMQCFFSKGFERTSVQDIADAAGLTKGGIYFHFESKEEIRDTLIQNFLSWERFGFEEPEVKALPSHLRLVEYLERLANRLAVEGNCSPRLFAEATACGAMEKEILSFYDSLEKLFAKTIKESQESGKIKADLSPELSARTLLALFDGLQIQSDISNKRALQTVGREVLKVFFKSMLFLPQDNCEI from the coding sequence ATGAAGCTGAACAAAGCTAAGCCAGGCTGGAAAAAAATGCCGGAGGAGGTCCGAAAGGAATCCATCCTTCAAGCAGCTATGCAATGTTTTTTTAGCAAGGGTTTCGAAAGAACCTCTGTCCAGGACATTGCGGATGCGGCAGGTCTTACCAAAGGTGGGATCTATTTCCATTTCGAGAGCAAAGAAGAGATCAGGGACACTCTTATCCAAAACTTTTTGTCCTGGGAAAGATTCGGGTTCGAAGAACCTGAAGTAAAAGCCCTCCCCTCCCACTTAAGATTGGTGGAATATTTAGAAAGACTCGCGAATCGATTAGCGGTAGAAGGGAATTGTAGTCCTCGTTTGTTTGCTGAAGCGACAGCCTGCGGAGCAATGGAAAAAGAAATATTAAGTTTTTATGATTCTTTAGAAAAACTTTTCGCTAAGACAATTAAGGAATCCCAGGAAAGCGGCAAGATCAAGGCTGATCTTTCACCAGAACTTTCTGCCAGGACATTACTTGCTCTTTTTGACGGATTACAGATCCAATCCGATATTTCCAATAAGAGGGCTTTGCAAACTGTAGGCAGAGAAGTCCTGAAGGTATTTTTTAAATCTATGTTATTCCTTCCTCAGGATAACTGCGAAATTTAA
- a CDS encoding NADH:flavin oxidoreductase/NADH oxidase family protein has protein sequence MSENFMIQALSKEGISSELKLPNGQILKNRIVKASMEEGLSDKEFLPSQRLFKLYERWSQSGAGLLLTGNVMVDPNGLTGPGNVILRNGMDLSSLKKWAEIGQSGGSKIWMQINHPGRQTFGFITETPVAPSPIKVHIPGRMFAKVFGEPRELRGEEIKVLIQKFIDAAVIADKAGFNGVEVHSAHGYLLNQFLSPITNIRKDEWGGSLENRARFLLEVLKGIKASVRSDFGIGVKLNSADFQGGGFQEEDSIQVIKMLEPIALDLLEISGGNYESPAMQGTGTNKREAYFLDFAKKAKEITKIPLLVTGGFRSKSVMEEAIVSKEADLVGIAAPFAFHPTFVNGLLSGKIEKVSVEIPKLSNPALNSLSKMSAIRLQFRRMGEGKEPRLPGSLIWNMIRDQIRGRRNAKKYKKFLERNFSKRIASK, from the coding sequence TTGAGTGAGAATTTTATGATCCAGGCATTATCCAAGGAAGGAATATCCTCCGAACTGAAACTTCCAAATGGTCAGATACTCAAAAACAGAATTGTAAAAGCTTCGATGGAAGAAGGTCTTTCGGACAAGGAATTTCTTCCTAGCCAAAGATTGTTCAAACTTTATGAAAGATGGTCCCAATCAGGAGCGGGCCTTCTTCTTACCGGAAACGTAATGGTGGACCCGAATGGACTCACCGGTCCCGGCAATGTGATCTTAAGAAATGGAATGGATCTTTCTTCATTGAAAAAATGGGCAGAGATCGGACAATCCGGTGGCTCCAAAATTTGGATGCAGATCAATCATCCGGGAAGACAAACATTCGGTTTTATTACTGAGACTCCTGTTGCTCCTTCTCCAATAAAAGTGCATATACCAGGAAGAATGTTCGCAAAAGTTTTTGGAGAACCCAGAGAATTAAGAGGAGAAGAGATCAAAGTCCTCATCCAAAAGTTCATAGATGCTGCAGTCATAGCCGATAAGGCAGGATTCAATGGAGTAGAAGTTCATTCAGCTCATGGATATTTATTAAACCAATTCTTGTCTCCAATTACTAATATTAGAAAAGATGAATGGGGCGGCTCTTTAGAGAATCGGGCAAGATTCCTTTTAGAAGTTTTGAAAGGTATCAAAGCTTCCGTTCGATCCGATTTCGGAATTGGGGTCAAATTAAATTCTGCGGACTTCCAGGGAGGAGGTTTCCAAGAGGAAGATTCTATCCAAGTTATCAAAATGCTGGAACCGATCGCTTTGGATCTTTTGGAAATTTCAGGAGGGAATTATGAATCTCCTGCAATGCAAGGAACAGGCACGAACAAAAGAGAAGCATACTTTTTAGATTTTGCTAAAAAGGCAAAAGAGATCACTAAAATTCCTCTACTAGTCACCGGCGGATTTAGAAGTAAATCTGTAATGGAAGAAGCTATCGTTTCCAAAGAAGCAGATTTAGTCGGGATCGCAGCACCTTTTGCGTTTCATCCTACATTCGTAAATGGATTACTTTCCGGAAAAATAGAAAAGGTCTCTGTAGAAATACCGAAACTTTCTAATCCTGCGTTAAATTCACTTTCTAAGATGTCCGCGATCCGTCTTCAGTTCAGAAGAATGGGAGAAGGAAAAGAACCTAGGCTTCCAGGTTCTTTGATCTGGAATATGATTAGAGATCAGATCAGGGGAAGACGTAATGCGAAGAAATACAAAAAATTTTTGGAACGAAATTTCTCAAAGCGGATCGCATCTAAATGA